One window from the genome of Pseudanabaena yagii GIHE-NHR1 encodes:
- a CDS encoding prohibitin family protein: protein MQDQETSWQSLILVVILGILALISFNSFVIINPGEAGVLSILGKAKDGVLLEGVHFKPPVISQVDVYDLTVQKFEVPAQSSTKDLQQLTASFAINFRLDPIEVVTIRRTQGTLQNIVSKIIAPQTQESFKVAAARRTVEEAITKRDELKLDFDEALSQRLSKYGIIVLDTSVVDLNFSTEFSKAVEEKQIAEQRAQRAVYIAREAEQEAEATINRAKGQAEAQRLLRETLTSELLQKQAIEKWDGKFPQVLGGNGAVPFLNLDITKSQK, encoded by the coding sequence ATGCAAGACCAAGAAACAAGCTGGCAATCTTTAATCCTAGTTGTCATATTAGGAATTCTCGCGCTTATCAGTTTTAACTCCTTCGTGATTATTAACCCTGGTGAGGCAGGAGTATTGAGTATCTTGGGCAAAGCAAAGGATGGTGTGTTGTTAGAAGGTGTGCATTTCAAGCCGCCTGTAATTTCACAGGTCGATGTCTATGACTTGACCGTCCAGAAATTTGAAGTACCTGCCCAAAGTTCTACCAAGGATTTGCAACAGCTTACAGCTAGTTTTGCGATTAACTTTCGTCTTGATCCCATCGAAGTTGTCACAATTCGACGTACTCAAGGCACTTTGCAAAATATTGTCTCCAAAATCATCGCCCCACAGACCCAAGAATCTTTTAAAGTCGCTGCCGCTAGACGCACAGTAGAAGAGGCAATTACCAAGCGTGATGAACTGAAGTTAGATTTTGATGAAGCTCTCAGCCAGAGATTGAGCAAATACGGCATCATCGTATTAGATACTAGTGTTGTTGATTTGAACTTCTCCACGGAGTTCTCTAAGGCAGTAGAAGAAAAACAAATTGCCGAACAACGCGCTCAAAGGGCTGTATACATTGCCAGAGAAGCTGAACAAGAAGCAGAGGCAACAATTAACCGCGCTAAGGGTCAGGCAGAAGCTCAACGCTTATTACGGGAAACCTTGACTTCTGAGCTGTTGCAAAAACAGGCGATCGAGAAATGGGATGGCAAGTTTCCCCAAGTTTTAGGAGGAAATGGTGCAGTTCCCTTTCTAAATCTCGATATTACAAAATCACAAAAGTAA
- a CDS encoding sensor histidine kinase — protein MQKLQEPANKSDRLFAFERFGISSIGTRFFLLVMTPFCLALGSLGVLLYSNFEKDKLLHLTIETDVTIRELDAEIRTSESFLKSLVATTTFLHNSGERSPKAYDQLVLSLMSVRPKLITGFGIMQLPQGLVDRQWFGSYIEETQPNRGTPLANDPKYSLVELWQVDKYPELQYYQDAVKANNYFWSKPYINEVYPVPLMTFAGPIRDRDGKLIAVMNGDINIRDLSSNKSIGLTNNDDDEYTALVTEDGTFLSYSLDPNKALKLENITSVNNFKPVWQDIQHELSQGKTQGYLRSDLTSRYWVYQKVPSSQWIMLKSVSYNDIIKPALFISISATLSVGIILAITIFLFVRSLNQRLKPILDVCDIALSEEENPIPSTDEISHLSNAFFSMVKRQNNLLTQLQLTNNHLIESHRLKDSFLANMSHELRTPLNAIWGLNEGLQEEIFGALNEPQLKALQTIESSSNHLLNLINDILDLAKIESEQIQLDCKLTSIQHLCENSLTFVNQQALQKQIQINCNVEENIPDLLVDERRILQVLINLLNNAVKFTPEGGKVTLEVSHQEANSCILFAIADTGIGISPENMKKLFQPFIQIDSNLNRQYEGTGLGLALAKRIVELHNGKIGLTSTVGVGSCFTIELPYSTISN, from the coding sequence ATGCAGAAATTACAAGAGCCTGCAAATAAAAGCGATCGCTTATTTGCTTTTGAGCGTTTTGGCATTTCTTCTATTGGCACTCGCTTCTTTTTATTAGTGATGACACCTTTTTGCCTTGCCCTAGGTAGCTTAGGGGTTTTATTGTATAGCAACTTTGAGAAAGATAAACTCCTCCATCTCACCATCGAAACAGATGTTACGATCCGAGAATTGGATGCAGAAATTCGTACCAGTGAAAGTTTTTTAAAGAGCTTAGTCGCAACAACGACCTTCCTACACAATAGTGGAGAGCGATCGCCCAAAGCCTATGACCAATTAGTCTTATCATTGATGTCTGTCCGTCCTAAGCTAATTACAGGCTTTGGCATTATGCAACTTCCACAAGGTTTAGTAGACCGTCAGTGGTTTGGCTCTTATATCGAGGAAACTCAACCAAATCGTGGAACCCCGTTAGCAAATGATCCTAAATATAGTCTGGTTGAGCTTTGGCAAGTGGATAAGTATCCTGAATTGCAATACTACCAAGATGCTGTAAAGGCTAATAATTATTTTTGGTCGAAACCTTACATTAATGAAGTTTATCCTGTTCCCTTAATGACCTTTGCAGGTCCCATTCGCGATCGCGATGGTAAATTAATTGCCGTGATGAATGGGGACATTAATATCAGAGATCTCAGTAGCAATAAGTCCATTGGCTTAACTAACAACGATGACGATGAATATACTGCCTTGGTGACTGAAGATGGAACCTTCTTAAGCTACAGTCTCGATCCTAATAAAGCTTTGAAGTTAGAGAATATTACTTCAGTTAACAATTTTAAGCCAGTTTGGCAGGATATTCAGCATGAATTAAGTCAAGGCAAGACTCAAGGATATTTGCGATCGGATTTAACTAGTAGATATTGGGTTTATCAAAAAGTGCCCAGCAGTCAATGGATAATGCTCAAATCAGTTTCCTATAACGATATTATCAAACCTGCGCTATTCATCTCAATTAGTGCCACTCTCTCGGTCGGTATCATCCTAGCTATTACTATTTTTCTATTTGTGCGTTCTCTCAATCAGCGCTTAAAACCAATCTTAGATGTTTGTGATATAGCTCTATCCGAAGAAGAAAATCCAATTCCCTCTACCGATGAAATTAGTCATTTGTCAAATGCTTTTTTTAGTATGGTCAAACGCCAAAATAACCTTTTGACACAACTACAATTAACTAATAATCACTTGATTGAGTCACATCGCCTGAAAGATAGTTTTTTAGCCAATATGAGTCATGAGCTACGGACTCCCCTAAATGCTATTTGGGGATTGAATGAAGGATTGCAGGAGGAGATCTTTGGTGCATTAAATGAGCCACAACTAAAGGCATTACAAACTATTGAGAGTAGCAGTAACCATTTACTCAATTTAATCAATGACATTCTAGATCTAGCCAAAATAGAGTCTGAACAGATTCAGCTAGATTGCAAGTTAACTTCCATTCAGCACCTTTGTGAAAACAGTTTAACATTTGTGAATCAGCAGGCGCTCCAAAAACAAATTCAAATTAATTGCAATGTGGAGGAAAATATTCCTGATTTATTAGTAGATGAACGACGCATCCTTCAGGTCTTAATTAACTTACTGAATAATGCAGTTAAATTCACTCCAGAAGGCGGCAAAGTCACCTTAGAAGTTTCGCATCAAGAAGCCAACAGTTGTATTCTCTTTGCGATCGCAGATACAGGTATTGGCATTTCCCCAGAAAACATGAAGAAGCTATTTCAACCCTTTATCCAGATCGATAGTAATTTAAATCGTCAATATGAAGGAACTGGTTTAGGACTAGCTTTAGCTAAACGGATTGTGGAGCTACACAATGGCAAGATCGGACTAACGAGTACAGTAGGAGTTGGTAGCTGCTTTACAATTGAGCTTCCATATTCCACAATTAGCAACTAA